From the genome of Candidatus Acidiferrales bacterium:
CTTGGAATTATCAATGATGAAATATTTTCTGCAATTGTTGTTACAGTCATGGTGACAACTTTCGTCACGCCGCCGCTTTTGAAGTGGTCGATCGGGAGGGCGCGAAAACCGGAAGCGGCAAATCTGACTTGAGAAAAAAACGTAGAAAATAGGAGGAGAGAAATGGTCAAGCATATCGTGATGTGGAAATTGAAGGAGCAAGCTCACGGGAATTCAAAAATGGTAAATGCGAGATTGATAAAGGAGAAGTTAGAATCACTGAATGGCAAGATTCCAGGCATGTTGAAGTTGGAGGTCGGGGCAGATTTTTCCGGAACGAATGACAGTTTCGATGTGGCATTGTATTCGGAATTCAAATCAAAGGACGATTTGAACAATTACCAGAATCATCCTGAGCATAGGGCGATCATGCCGTTCGTCGCGGAAGCTCGGGAAGAAAGAAGGGTCGTCGATTACGAGAGTTGACAGGTTTTCAGGCCACATCATGCCTCGTAAATTTGTTTTTCCCGCGATATTGATGCTTAATGCCCGATCCAGCGCAGTTGGCTCACTCGTTCTTGTAAAACTTCCTTCCCTCTGTTATATTAACATGCTTTTTCAGCCGATTAAGAAATCATCCCGATAAAATGTGATTCTGAAGGGATTCGGCTCCTCCCGAAGGGACTTCTTCGGCACCGAACAAACGGTTCGAGCGTCTGCGAAGCGGTGCTCGGTTTATTTTTGAATAGCTGTACGGTTAATTCAGTTGGAAATAAATATTTCGAATCTCTCGGAAGGAGTTCATGAGTATCAGCTTGAGAGCGCTCCTTCTTCGATCGGACTGGACGAACGTTTTTCGAAGCAGGTCTTTGTTAAGGTTGAAGTTGAAAGGCGGCGGACACAGTTTTTTTTGACCGGACACATTAAAACTTCCGGTCGGTTTGTATGCGACCGCTGTCTCGATGATTTCGAAAGGGACTTGAGCATCGATTACAGGATGACTTATGTTTATGATCGCGACGATGCCGGAGAAGTCGATGAGGATGAGATCGCCGTAATTCATCACAGCATGAATCAGATTAAAATAGATGGCGACGTCAAGGAGTATATACTCGTCGCGGTTCCGCTGAAACTTTTGTGTAAGGAAGACTGTGCGGGATTGTGCGTGACCTGCGGCATAAATTTGAATCACAAGACGTGCAGCTGCGCCGCTGAATAGACTAGCCCGAAATGTGAGAACAAAATTAGAAAATTAAAATTGAAGGATCAAAAAAGCCGGTAGACACCGATTGAATATCAAAGGGACATAGCTTTGATTTCCAGGTTGCGGTTTTGACCTTTGAGTTTGCAAGAAATTTTATGAGGAAGAATAAAAATGCCAAATCCGAAACGACGACATTCTAAATCGAGAGGGGCAAAGAGAAGGACGCATTATAAAGCGACCGCTCCGACGATTTCCGAATGTCCGCATTGCCATGAACCAAAACTTCCGCATCGGGCCTGCCCAAATTGCGGCTACTACAGCGGAAGGGTCGCATTCATTCCGAAGAGCGCTTAGCCAGCAAAAATTTTGAGTTATGAATTTTCTCGGGATGATCCTTTAAGGGGACTTCCGAATTAGAATCCCAATTCAAAGTTTGAAATTAAAAATCAAGATTCCTTAATGCGAATTGCACTTGACGCGATGGGCGGCGATGAAGCGCCGCTCAGAATTGTTGAAGGCGGACTGCAGGCCCTCAGAGAATCCGGTAATCGTTTCGAGCTCGTCCTTGTCGGACGCAGGGAGGAGGTTCAAAAAGAAGTCTCATGCCATTCTCCCGAAGGTTTGAACTACTCTATCGTGGATGCGCCTGAAGTAATAGAAATGTCGGAAGTGCCGAACATCGCGATAAAGCAGAAGCGGAATTCATCGATAGTGGTCGGATTGAATCTTCATAAGGAAAGGAAAGTAGATGCTTTCATAAGCGCAGGAAACACGGGGGCGTTCATGGCAGCATCTACCTTGATTTTAGGACGCGTCGAGGGAGTAAGTCGCCCGGCGGTCGGAACGCCTCTTCCAACTGTAAATGATGGCACATGCTTTCTCATCGATTCGGGCGCTAATTCTGACTGCCGTCCGCAGCATATTGTGGAGTTTGGTTTCATGGGCGCAATTTACGCCCGTGAGATCTTGAAAAAGGAAAATCCTACCGTTGCCCTTCTAAACATAGGCGAAGAAAGCTCTAAAGGAAATGAGCTTGCCCTTTCGTCTTACCCGCTTCTGGAAAAAAGCGAGTTGAACTTCATCGGCAACGTAGAAGGAAGAGATATTCTGGCGGGAAAGGCCGACGTAGTTCTCGCAGATGGCTTTGTAGGAAATATAGTTTTGAAGTTTGCCGAGAGTATTTTGCCGACATTAAGGACGAGATTCAGACTTTACGCTTCCGGAAATATTTTCCGGAAACTGCAGGCTGGATCGATAGCGAAAACGCTGAGGAAAGTCCTGAAGGGTTTCAGCTATGAAACCTTAGGTGGTGCACCGCTCCTGGGTGTGAACGGAATCTCGATCATCGGACACGGTGGTTCAACTGCGCTTGCGGTCAAGAACATGGTGCTCCGCGCCGAAGAGATGGTGGATCATAAGATCAGCAGGCTGATAGAAGACTCAATTAAAAAACAGAAGTGAAAGTTCGTTAAATGTCAAAACATGCGATAATAACAGGCGTTGGTCATTACGTACCTGATGATCGTTTGACCAATGCCGATTTTGAAAAGATGGTCGACACGACGGATGAATGGATTAGAACGAGAACAGGAATTTGCGAAAGAAGGATTTTGAAAAAAGGTGCAACGAGCGACCTGGCGGCCGGGGCGATCAGGGATTTGCTGAAGAGGAGAAAAATTTCTGCGGAAGAAATAGATATGATCATAGTTGCGACCGTCACGCCCGATATGTTTTTCCCGTCGACCGCTTGCCTGGTCCAGGAAAAAATCGGGGCAAAGAAGGCGTGGGGATTCGATCTGTCGGCGGCTTGCTCGGGATTTGTCTTTGCGCTTGTCACCGGTGCGCAATTCATTCGAACCGGAGCTTATAAGAAAGTCATCGTGGTCGGTGCGGACAAGATGTCTTCGATAACAGATTATACCGACCGCGCAAACTGCATTTTATTCGGCGATGCCGGTGCCGCGGTTCTGCTCGAACCCGATGAAGAGGGGGAGTACGGAATTTTGGACCACCTCTTGTACTGCGACGGGGCAGGTGAACCATCCCTGAATATGCTCGGCGGCGGAAGCTTGAATCCCGCAACTCACGAAACTGTCGATAAGAGAATGCACTACTTGTACCAGGATGGGAAGGCAGTTTTCAAAGTTGCAGTCGTGGGGATGGCCGATGTGTCTTACGAAATCATGAAAAAGAATAGCCTCACCGGCAAAGATATCGACTGGCTTGTCCCGCATCAGGCGAACAAGAGGATTATCGACGCCACCGCCAACAGGATGGAGCTCGATAACTCGAAAGTTATGTTGAACATCGACCGGTATGGAAACACCACGGCAGCAACGATACCACTGTGTCTTTCTGAGTATTACAGGAGCGGACGGTTGAAAAAAGGACAAGTGCTCGTGCTGTCTGCGTTTGGCGCCGGCTACACGTGGGGAGCGGTTTTGGTTAAATGGTCGATGGAAAATTGTCCTGGGCGAGAGTAAATCCACGATGTCTGAGATAAATTCTTCCTGCAAAATCGCTTTCATTTTTCCGGGGCAAGGTTCTCAATACGTCGGCATGGGAAAAGACTGGCACGATAATAGTCCGAAAGCAAAGGAAATGTTCGGTCGTGCAAGCGAGATCCTCGGATTCGACATTGCCGCAATTTGTTTCCGCGGCCCTGAAGATAAATTGAGACAGACGGAAGTCACCCAGCCCGCAATATTTCTTCATAGCGCAATCGCGTTCAGTTTATTGGATGAAAAAAATTTCGGTGCCGCTGCCGGACATTCGCTCGGCGAATATTCCGCATTGTTTGCGGCCGGAGCTCTTGAATTCGAGCATGCACTCATGCTGGTCGGGTTGCGCGGCAGGTTGATGCAGCACGCCGGAGAAGTGCGCCGTGGCACCATGGCTGCGGTTGTCGGACTTGAAGACAATTTAGTCGAGGAGATCTGCAGGGAGGCGTCAAAAGATGGAATCGTCCAGCCGGCGAATTATAACTCTTCGGGACAGATTGTGATTTCCGGCGATGTGGAAGCTGTTCACGGTGCCATGGAGCTTGCAAAAGTCCGGGGTGCGAAAATCGTCAAGGAGCTCGTCGTAAGCGGCGCATTTCATTCATCTCTCATGGAAGCCGCTAAAGAGGAATTGAAAAAGGCGATAGATGCTACGCCGTTCCACGATGCAAATGTCCCGGTTTATGCAAACGTCAGCGGAAAGCCCCTCAAGGACGCCGATGAGATCAAGGACGCTCTCGTCCGGCAGTTGACGAGTCCGGTTCGATGGCAGGAATCGGTTGTCAAAATGTTCAACGATGGGATTGCCAAATTTGTGGAGATCGGTCCCGGTAAAGTTCTTCAGGGACTTGTAAAAAGGACCGTCCCGGCGAAAGAAATTTTCGGAATAGACAAAATGAGTGAAGCGGACCTAGTTGTGAGGAGCGTGACTGAAAATCGATGAGCGAGTGTGTTGAAGTAGCCGAAACTAAGTTTGACATTGAAATCTTCACGGAAGGGTTCAGGGATCGAAGGGGCCCTAATGCATGCACTTCGAAATGCTGCCGCCATGGTGTCTATCTCGATCCTGCGGAACGCGACAGAATTCTCGATCACGCCGACGTCATCGAGAAATATTTCGACGACACTCAGACGAAAGACCGGAGCAAGTGGTTCGACAACACTGAAGATGAGGATTCCGATTTTCCGTCGGGCAAATGCGTGAGCACCGAGGTTTATAATGGCAAGTGCACGTTTCTCGACAGGAAAGGCAGGTGCGTCCTGCAAGTTGTCGAGACTGAGGAAAAGATGCCGAGATTTTCACTGAAGCCGTACTATTGTATTCTCTTTCCGATTGTGAAGATTGACGGAGTTTTCAAGTATGACGATTTCTGCAAAGGCGAGTCAGATTGCTGTACCGCGTCAGATCAGTGTGCAATGAAGATGATTGAATCATGTTCCACCGAGCTTCAATATGCGCTCGGAATTTCAAAGTACGACGAGGTTTTGAATCACTATCGAAATAGTGTTTTTGATTCTAAAAATCAGAAAACCGCTGAAGGTGTTCAGTCGGGCATAACGTATGCGGGAAAGGATGCAGTCAATGTTGGAAAATAAAGTTGCTCTTGTGACAGGCGGTGCTCGCGGAATCGGCAGGTCTATAACCGTCGAACTGGCCAGAAACGGAGCGGATGTAGCATTTACCTACAGGAGCTCCGCGAAGCTTGTAGACTCGCTCGTCTCGGAATTGAAAGCCATGGGACGAAGAGCGCTTGCCATTGAGGCGGACGCGACATCCATGGAAAGTGCGATAAAAGCCGTTGAAAAGGTTGTCACGGAATTCAAGAGGCTCGATATACTCGTCAACAATGCCGGTATTACCAAGGACAATCTGCTTCTTCGGATGTCTGAAGAAGATTGGGATTCCGTCATCAGGACAAACCTGAGGAGCGTTTTTAATTATACGAAGGCGGCCGCGCGTACCATGATGGGGCAACGTTATGGGAAAATAATAAACATAAGTTCCGTCGTCGGAATCATCGGCAATGCCGGGCAATCGAACTATTCCGCTTCTAAGGCAGGAATAATCGGTTTTACAAAGTCAATTGCCAAGGAACTCTCAAGTAGAAATATCCTTGTCAATGCAGTGGCTCCTGGTTATATTGACACAGATATGACATCTGTTTTTACAGAAGATCAAAAAAAGGCTTTCCTGGATTCAATTCCGCTGAAACGAGTTGCAAAGCCGGATGAGGTTGCAGGTGTAGTTCGTTTTCTCGCCTCACCCGACTCGGATTATATTACGGGTCAGGTGATTTCTGTCGACGGCGGGTTGTCAATTTAATATTAAACAAATACAAATGGAGGTAAAACAAAAATGGCAGTAGATGTCGAAGCAAAAGTAAAAGAGATCATTGTCAATAAACTCGGTGCTGAGGAGTCTCAAGTCAAGCCTGAAGCATCTTTCACAAATGATCTCGGTGCGGATTCACTCGATACCGTGGAGCTTGTCATGGAATTTGAGAAGGCGTTCAATCTCCAAATCCCCGACCAGGATGCTGAAAAAATTCGGACCGTCGGTGATGCCGTCAGCTATCTGAAACAGAGAGTAAGCTAATAACGGGGAAATTTATGAAAAGCGGAAAACGTGTCGTTGTTACGGGACTCGGAGCAATAACTCCGATTGGGCTTACCGTAGACGAATTTTGGAGAAGTATGATGGATGGAAAAAGTGGTGCTGGATCCATCACTTACTTTGATACTTCGAAATACGACACGAAATTCGCCTGTGAAGTGAAGGGATTTGATCCGCTTAAATACTTCGACAGGAAAACAGCACAGCGAATGGATTTGTTTACGCAATTCGCCATGGCCGCCGCCGCTCAGGCTCTCGAGCAAGCGCAAATCGACTTCGAGAAGATCGATAGAGACCGCGTGGGCGTGGTTGTAGGAAGCGGAATCGGCGGTATGTGGACCTACCAGAGGCAGCAGGAGACTCTTTTCAACGATCGCGGGCCACAGCACATTAGTCCATTCTTCATCCCGATGATGATTTCCGACATTGCTGCCGGAAACATTTCCATACGGTATAAATTGAAGGGCCCGAATTACGCGACGACGTCCGCGTGTGCCACTTCAGGCCATGCGATCGCAGATGCTGCGATGTTGATCCAGCGCGGCGATGCGGACCTGATGATAACCGGCGGGGCCGAAGCTGCGATCTGCCCGATGGGAATCGGCGGCTTCAATTCTATGAAGGCGCTCTCGACAAACAATGAAGATTGTGTTCACGCGAGCAGACCCTTCGACGCTAAACGCGACGGGTTTGTAATGGGCGAAGGAGGGGGTATCCTCGTCATCGAAAGTTATGAAAGTGCAGTTAAGCGCGGCGTGAAAATACTTGCTGAGCTTGCCGGCTTCGGACTCACAGCCGATGCGTATCATCTTACTCAGCCTGCGCCCGGCGGTGAGGGTGCAGTGAGGGCGATGAGATTATGTTTGAAAGACGCCGGGCTTGATCCCCAAGATATTGATTACATTAATGCCCATGGAACTTCGACGCCCCCCGGCGATAAGGGGGAAACACAGGCAATAAAAACAGTTTTCGGCGAGCATGCCAAGCAACTTCTGGTTAGCTCGACGAAATCGATGACCGGGCATTTGTTAGGTGCAGCGGGAGCCGTAGAAGCTATTGCAACCATTCTGGCGATCGCTAACGATACAGCCCCGCCAACGATAAATTACGAGTTCCCTGATCCCGATTGCAACCTTGACTATGTTCCCAACAAACCGATCAAGAGAACTATCAAAGCGGCCATGAGCAACGTCTTCGGTTTCGGCGGACATAATAATTGTTTGCTGTTCACGAAATTTAGAGAACAATAACAGCTCATAATTCATAAATCATAGTCCGTGGCCGTCAGCAATGGGCTGTGAATTAAGCTATGTTTTTTTCTCCAAAAAAAATCCTTGGGAAGTTTCGAGGTGTCCGGACTGACACGTTCGAGGCGAAGCGGCGTCATCTCAGGAAAAAACGCGAGCTTGAAAAGACTCTCGGGGTTAAAATCAGGAACGAAAATTATTTTTCGGAGGCGTTGACCCACCGTTCGGTATTGTCAATCCCGTCGTACGAGGAAAAGAACTCCAACGAGCGCATGGAATTTCTCGGCGATGCGATCCTTAATTTTCTAGTAGCTGAATTTCTTTTCAACGAGTTTCCGGAAATCGATGAGGGGCAGATGACCCGACTTCGCAGCCTTCTTGTGAACCAGCACGCACTCGCTGAATATGCCTCCGAGATCAATCTCTCGTCTTTTCTTTCTTTAAGCACGAGCGCCCAGCAGGCGATAGACAAAGGATATGAGACGATTGTTTCCGATGCCTTGGAAGCAGTGATTGCGGCGACTTATCTGGACGGCGGGATGAAGGCAGCAAAGAGATTTGTCGACAAAATGGTTTTGCCAAAGAAGAAACAGCTCAGCCGGCAAATGTTTAACGCACTTGATAGAAATTTCAAGAGCGCTCTCCTCGAATTGGCACAGTCACGCGGTCTCGGCGCACCGCGGTACAACGTTCTCAAAGAAGAAGGCCCTGATCACGACAGGACGTTTACGGTGGAAGTGTTGGTCGGCGATGAGTCGTGCGGAGTGGGGACGGGCAAAACTAAAAAAGCTGCGGAACAATCGGCAGCCGGAGAGGCATATGAGAAGCTGAAATACGGGAATCAGGAAAGAGACCGGCTCGATCCCTTTTCGGTGAGGGAGCAGAAATGAAGAGCGAAGCCGAGCACGTTCGACTGAACGAGGCGAAGTGGGACGGGTGGTCTCATAGACTAGACGGCGATGGCTGGAGATATCGGTATCTGCGCCGGATGCAAGCCGGTCTCATCTCGCTGTTGGATGTCAGAGAGGGAGTTAATTTCCTCGACATTGGATGTGGAACAGGGTGGGCAGTCGGTCAGGTTGGCAAGCTTGTCGGCGATAACGGCCTATTCTTTGGCATTGACATATCTTCCGTGATGATCGAAAAAGCAAAGGAGAGCTTTACAGGACGAGCGAATTTCCACTTCATAAAGGCAAATGTAGAATCTATTCCGCTCGAAGATAATTTTTTTGACATTATAATATGCACGAATTCTTTCCACCACTATTTAAATCCGGACAACGCGTTGAGGGAGATGCACAGGCTATTGAAAAACACCGGGAAAGTTTATGTGCTCGATCCAACTGCCGACAAATGGATCGTGAAGGTCGCTGGCAAGATAATAGGAATGCTTGAGCCTGCCCACGTTAAACTCTACAGCACAAAAGAGTTTCAGAGCTTGTTCGCCGGCGCGGGGTTGAAATATGCAGCCACCAGAATGGTTGACGGGCATCAGATAGTTCACGTCGGCGAAAGGTAGATTCCGGCAGGATGGCTATTCCCGGGTGAAATGAAACCGGATTAATCAACGGGCTAAAACCCATGGAGGTCTCATCATGTTTAAAGCAGGTTTGTTCATGTTAATTCTCGGATCGCTGGCCATGTCGCGCGCTCAGGATTCGAGATCTTCTGCAATGACAGGTCCGTTTGAGATAAGGACCGGTGTCAATGTAAGTCACTGGCTGTCGCAGAGCGAGAAACGCGGTGAGGATAGAAGGCGTTATATTACGCGAGCCGATTTTGACACGATCGCCTCGATGGGATTCGATCATGTGAGGATACCCGTTGACGAAGTGCAGCTCTGGGATTCGCTCGGGAATAAAGAAGCCGAAGGATTTGAGCTTTTGCACGATGCGATACAGTGGGCATTCGCTGCAAACCTGCGCGTCATTGTGGATCTCCATATCATACGGGCACACCACTTCAACGCCGGGTCGAACAAATTGTGGACCGATCCGGCAGAACAGGAAAAATTGGTGAACATGTGGCGCCGCCTTTCGGATGAGCTGCACCAATATCCGAACGACAAGCTTGCTTACGAAATTCTGAATGAGCCTGTTGCCGATAATCCCGGGGACTGGAATACTGTGCTTAACAAAGTCATAGCTGCGATAAGAGCTAAGGAACCTGAAAGGAAGATCGTCGTCGGCTCAAACAGATGGCAGATTCCGGACACGTTTCCCGAATTGAGATTTCCGGAGAACGATTCAAATTTGATCTTAAGTTTTCATTTTTACAGTCCGCTTGCCTTGACGCATCATACTGCATCATGGACTCCAATTGCCGAGTATAACGGGCCGGTAAATTATCCAGGACAGGTAGTTGACACGTCATACTACAAGGAGATGTCTCCGTCGGCTGCGGATTTCATGAGAACTACTGCGAACGGATATTTTACGAAGGAAGTGCTGGCAGAAAAGATGCTGCCTGCAATAAAGATCGCTAAGCAATACCATCTGCAATTGTACTGCGGCGAATACGGAGTCTATCCGAGAATTCCGGAGGATATAATGCTTCAATACTACAAAGACGTGTGCGAGATATTTAACGAGAACGGCATTGCATATTGTCACTGGTGCTACAAGGGAGATTTCCCGGTGGTCGACAGCCATGGCACGCCAAATCACAAAATGGTTTCAATCTTGACGGCAAAATAGAAATGAAAGCCTGTCGGACGCCCATCGGTGCCACGAAAGGAGAACACGCGAAATAATCTCGGACGCAAAGTCTGGACGCCAGACTTAGTTGTCTCTCGGAATGTCGACACGCTGGCCAAGAACGCAATAGTTGTGCCTGATAAAGTGAACGTGGAACAGGGGGAGTTACATTTACCACCATGGAGATTACTCTTAGGTAATGGTCCTGAAAATGTAACGGCATCATACGATTTTCCAGCGTGTTTCATGGGCTTTGTCGTGGCATCTTCTTTGAACCCTCTTTAATAGTATCTAAACGTAGGTTAAGTATGGCCAGACGACCGGGTGGAGGATCGATCTTTCTAACCATTTCTTTTCTGCAGCAGGTTCCTTCACTTTTAAACAGTTGGTCAATACACGGAACGAGAGGTTATCCAAGACAACGACCTCTGAATCTATATGTAGAATCTCACACGTAAGTAATTCAGTCGTTGCCGTCCGATATCTGATAGAGAGGAAAGGAGAAGAAGAACGCTTTTTAGATTGAAGCTGGAAAGCTACTCCGATCAGGAACTTGCCGAGCGCACAAGCTCCGTCCGCGCCGTCCTTTTGTTGTTGGCGATAGCCGTTACTCTCTATGCGGCCATCATGTCAATCGTATTCAGCGAGCACATCTTCAGATGGATTGGTTTGGAGGCCTTGACGGTTACGTTCACATTTGTTGCTTTGTGGTTGAACGGAAGGGGCCATGTCCGGGCTGTCGTCATTTGCGCCCTTATATATTTCTGGATGGTGATAACCGGATTTGCGCTGACTTCGGGTGGCATAAGAGGTCCGGCTGCTGTCATGTATTTGGGTCTCGTCTTCAGCGCAGGCCTGTTCTTTGGAAAGAATGTCGCGATCTTCGCAGCCATCGTATGCAGCCTCTCCGACCTGGGCTTCGTGTACCTGAGCGCTCATGGCCTCCTGCCTGCTCCTATATCACATTTTAATGATATCAGGTTCTGGATCGCGCATACTTTTGTCCTTTCCCTGTCCGTAATTCTTCCAAGTGTGGTGACGCGAAGCATAAGAAATGCTCTGCATAAAGCAACTGATGAAATAAATGAGCGTAAATCAGCGGAAGCTGCATTGTTTACCTCCAGACAAATGCTCCGCTTAGTACTCGATACGATTCCACAGCGCGTATTTTGGAAAGATCAGAACCTGAAATATCTAGGCTGCAACGAATCATTTGCGGAAGACTGCGGTTATGAAAAGCCTGAAGACGTTATTGGTTTGGATGATCACGACATAGCATCGGTCCAAACGGCGGATCTTTACCGGGCTGATGACCGCGAGATAATTGAAAAAGATTTGCCGAAACTCATGTATGAGGAGCCTCAAGTTAGATCGGACGGTGCGCTGGCCTGGTTGATAACCAGCAAAGTTCCGCTGCATGACGCGGACGGAAAAGTCATAGGAGTGCTGGGAACCTATGAGGATATCACCGATAGAAAAAATGCCGCGAGGGCGGTCCTCGAGAGTGAATCGAAATACCACAGGTTGATTGAATCCATGCCTGATGGATACTATCGCAGCACGCCGGAGGGCAAGTTTATCGACATCAATCCGGCTTTTGCAAGACTCCTTGGCTATACGCGGGAAGAATTACTTGAGATGGACATACCGAATGCTCTCTATTTTGACAAATCGGAGCGGGACGATCTCGTGAAGGACCCCGAATCCAAGTCGGGAACCGAAATCTATCGGCTCAAGAGAAAAGACGGGACTGAAGTCTGGCTCGAAGACCATGCGCGTTATGTTCGAGATGATCAGGGAAAGATGGTGTACCACGAAGGAATCTGCCGCGACATCACGGAGAGAAAGCGAGCCGAGGAAGCACTGAAGCGGCAAAGATTATTGTTCGAGAATTTTGCAGATGTAATTCTTTACTTCAGGCACTCCGACGGCAAAATTATTGAAGCAAACAGAGCCGCCGAGACTGCTTATGGTTATTCCCGTGATGAGCTGCTCACCAAGACTATCTATGACTTCAGTGTCAATGAAACCTCCGAAGAGGTGCAGGCGCAAATAGGCAAGGCTTACTCAAGTGGAATTGTTCTTGAAACGGTACACCGGCGCAGAGACGGGTCTACTTTTCCGGTCGAGGTAAGATCGGGTGGGCTGACGATGGGAGGCGAACGTGTTCTGGTAAGCGTTATCCGCGATTTGACCGAACGCAACCAGCTTCAGGAACAGCTTATCCAATCGCAGAAGCTGGAAGGACTGGGACTCCTCGCAGGTGGAGTCGCTCATGATTATAACAATATCTTGAACGTTATCATGGGCTACACGGATATCCTGAGATCAAAATTGGAAAAAGATGATCCCGACAGGCAACGGCTTGAGGTCATCATGTCTGCCGCAAACAGGGGGGCTGCGCTGACGAGACAACTTCTCGTTTTTGCAAGGAAAGATGTCGTATCACCGCGAGCCATCAACATGAATTCTTCCATAGAGTCAATTCGGAAAATGATGGAGACGATAATCGGCGAAAATATTAAACTCGTCTCTATTCCCGGAGATCGCCTGTGGAACGTTTACATAGATCCTTCGCAGCTGGATCAAGTCATAATGAACCTGGTGACAAACAGCAGGGATGCAATCGATGGAGTCGGGACGATAAGCATCAAGACTTTCAATATGCATGTGCACGAGAAAAGCGCCGAGAGACCTGTCGATTTGAGTCC
Proteins encoded in this window:
- a CDS encoding cellulase family glycosylhydrolase encodes the protein MFKAGLFMLILGSLAMSRAQDSRSSAMTGPFEIRTGVNVSHWLSQSEKRGEDRRRYITRADFDTIASMGFDHVRIPVDEVQLWDSLGNKEAEGFELLHDAIQWAFAANLRVIVDLHIIRAHHFNAGSNKLWTDPAEQEKLVNMWRRLSDELHQYPNDKLAYEILNEPVADNPGDWNTVLNKVIAAIRAKEPERKIVVGSNRWQIPDTFPELRFPENDSNLILSFHFYSPLALTHHTASWTPIAEYNGPVNYPGQVVDTSYYKEMSPSAADFMRTTANGYFTKEVLAEKMLPAIKIAKQYHLQLYCGEYGVYPRIPEDIMLQYYKDVCEIFNENGIAYCHWCYKGDFPVVDSHGTPNHKMVSILTAK
- a CDS encoding PAS domain S-box protein, with protein sequence MKLESYSDQELAERTSSVRAVLLLLAIAVTLYAAIMSIVFSEHIFRWIGLEALTVTFTFVALWLNGRGHVRAVVICALIYFWMVITGFALTSGGIRGPAAVMYLGLVFSAGLFFGKNVAIFAAIVCSLSDLGFVYLSAHGLLPAPISHFNDIRFWIAHTFVLSLSVILPSVVTRSIRNALHKATDEINERKSAEAALFTSRQMLRLVLDTIPQRVFWKDQNLKYLGCNESFAEDCGYEKPEDVIGLDDHDIASVQTADLYRADDREIIEKDLPKLMYEEPQVRSDGALAWLITSKVPLHDADGKVIGVLGTYEDITDRKNAARAVLESESKYHRLIESMPDGYYRSTPEGKFIDINPAFARLLGYTREELLEMDIPNALYFDKSERDDLVKDPESKSGTEIYRLKRKDGTEVWLEDHARYVRDDQGKMVYHEGICRDITERKRAEEALKRQRLLFENFADVILYFRHSDGKIIEANRAAETAYGYSRDELLTKTIYDFSVNETSEEVQAQIGKAYSSGIVLETVHRRRDGSTFPVEVRSGGLTMGGERVLVSVIRDLTERNQLQEQLIQSQKLEGLGLLAGGVAHDYNNILNVIMGYTDILRSKLEKDDPDRQRLEVIMSAANRGAALTRQLLVFARKDVVSPRAINMNSSIESIRKMMETIIGENIKLVSIPGDRLWNVYIDPSQLDQVIMNLVTNSRDAIDGVGTISIKTFNMHVHEKSAERPVDLSPGDYAVLSITDTGRGMREDVLKRLFEPFFTTKPKGRGTGLGLSTVYGIVKQNNGAIDVASKPGVGTRFQIFLPRYCGEPEELEEDISEEPLKGTETVLVVEDQAELLDLVKFSLEEFGYSVLSAIDPHQALLICEAFPKKIDLLLTDVIMPTMSGKQLSKRILALKPDTKVLYMSGYTANELNHHGVLADDINFIQKPFNVIDLLKKMRGVLDK